In Pseudomonas glycinae, the DNA window GCGAGGAAATGGCCCAGCTCGCACCGCGCTCGATCTCGGTGTTGATTCGCGGCGAGACCGGCACCGGCAAGGAATTACTCGCTCGCCATATCCATCGCGCCAGTGATCGCAGCGGATTGTTTGTCTCGGTCAATTGCGGCGCGATCAGCCCGACCTACGCCGATGCGGAATTGTTCGGTTATGCCGCCGGCAGCTACAGCGGTTCGGCCAGCAGCCGCGCCGGTTGGTTCGGTTCAGCCAACGGTGGCACCTTGTACCTGGACGAGATCGGCGACCTGCCGTTGCCGATCCAGATCAAGTTGCTTTCCGCACTGGAAAACCACGAAGTCACCCGCGTCGGTGCGCATCAACCAAGCCCGGTGGACGTGCGCCTGGTAGCGGCGACCAGCATCGATCTGGCGCAAGCGGTGGCGGCGGGGAAATTCCACGAGCGGCTTTATCACTATCTCAGCGAAGGGCATCTGGAACTGCCGGCATTGCGCGCGCGGGTTGGCGACATTCTGTCGTTGGCCGAGTACTTCCTCGGCATCTACAGCCAGCGTCTGGATCTGCCGGTGCCTTTGATCAGCGAAGCGGCGCAGCAGGTGCTGGAACAACACAGCTGGCCGGGCAACACCCGGGAGCTGGAAAACGTCATACATTTTGCGTTGCTGGTGAGCACCGGCGACGAAATCCTGCCGGAGCACCTGAACCTGCCCGAGGTGTCTGGGCCGCAGGTTCAGATCGAGCGTCAGGTGGCGAGCGTGAGCCTCAACGGCACCGTCGACGAACGTAAGGCATTGAAAGAATGGCTGTTGAGCCTGAGCGAGGCGTTGTAACGATTTTGTTCAACATGAACAAAATGGAATATGAAGCTGAATAAACGTTATTGTCCGGGAATAAAAAATCCCGGTATTGTCCGCTTCACGCCAGCAGTAGCACATCGCTGGCACACGTATTAATGCCGTCGTCGATGACGACCGATTTTCGATAAGGACACTGCATGAAAAAGGTTCTGTTGTTTACCGCATTGGCGGCTGCTCTGACGGCTTCCCTGGCCCAGGCCGGCGAGAAACTGGTGGTTGCTGCGACGCCGGTACCGCACGCCGAGATCCTCGAAC includes these proteins:
- a CDS encoding sigma 54-interacting transcriptional regulator, with product MSLETFGQPLLTFPDAEKSPLSIRAKALVFVDPRSRQLREEMAQLAPRSISVLIRGETGTGKELLARHIHRASDRSGLFVSVNCGAISPTYADAELFGYAAGSYSGSASSRAGWFGSANGGTLYLDEIGDLPLPIQIKLLSALENHEVTRVGAHQPSPVDVRLVAATSIDLAQAVAAGKFHERLYHYLSEGHLELPALRARVGDILSLAEYFLGIYSQRLDLPVPLISEAAQQVLEQHSWPGNTRELENVIHFALLVSTGDEILPEHLNLPEVSGPQVQIERQVASVSLNGTVDERKALKEWLLSLSEAL